Proteins co-encoded in one Brassica oleracea var. oleracea cultivar TO1000 chromosome C4, BOL, whole genome shotgun sequence genomic window:
- the LOC106339871 gene encoding uncharacterized protein LOC106339871: MAEISILSLTTLMVVFSLSVSISNSLQDSVSDDSNVNFFTVSSFRYSKSQVRPYDTRYIRVDLPPWFSSLNVAIESDVDISAKSVSKISKSLLPVICFRDGSPPLPDASTNALKDLELGQLFNGSFEGGQDIEIAEKCYPMQKNISLRLTNEQISPGAWYVGLFNGIGATRTQGKMIVRSSAFSYSANITVEGCRTATMWGPSCNQTIYHLSCSRFDNQTGNVVSCTDSSPNSCLTGVETKTYALDVDGIAEQLVITASNVKVDSNESSLMCYARFGAIASETLHDYAGDIRKAALVINKPKAGRWYIGTNSSSKVCFSMNVKVIGCPMGKAGPNCVQQLYMLQAVMRRESSTPFESYYLPVNDATPSGSSTDFPLKSDTSSWTYFLMNIPQGGDGGHIHFKLTSDFTTQYEVYLRFGGLPTVDDHDYYYVNQTSASRSTFFSLYNSSQEKIDFYILYAREGTWSLGLRKLSDSTPATTASKGPSTLVSLSLERCPRGCSSHGNCRYAFDASGLTSYSFCSCDRTHGGFDCGIEIVSHIGHIIQSIALIASNAAALLPAYWALRQREYPEWFLFTSSGISSALYHACDVGTWCVLSYNVLQFMDFWLSFMAVIGTFVYLSTADEAVKRTIHIVVAILTALLALTQATRASNIIIVLAIGSLGLIFGLLVEFVTKHRSYCGSAGVSLNMLDRPRAVKEWFSNLINTVKKRFRWDFVAAGLVVFTMAATSFKVETSSSYWIWHSIWHLTIYTSSFFFLCSKIAIVNNENQTHHGADSYELTRQDSLPRN, from the exons ATGGCGGAGATTTCAATTCTAAGTTTAACAACTCTCATGGTCGTCTTCTCATTGTCTGTATCAATCTCTAATTCTCTTCAAGATTCTGTGTCGGACGACAGTAATGTAAACTTCTTCACGGTCTCGAGCTTCAGGTACTCAAAGTCCCAAGTCAGGCCCTACGATACTCGTTACATCAGAG TTGATTTGCCTCCATGGTTCTCATCTTTGAATGTAGCTATTGAATCTGATGTTGACATC AGTGCAAAGAGCGTCTCGAAGATTTCGAAAAGTCTTCTTCCTGTTATATGCTTCAGAGACGGTAGCCCACCTCTTCCTGATGCCTCAACCAACGCTCTTAAAGATTTAG AGCTAGGACAGTTATTCAATGGATCCTTTGAAGGAGGTCAAGATATTGAGATTGCAGAAAAATGTTACCCTATGCAGAAGAACATTTCCTTGAGACTAACCAATGAACAG ATATCTCCTGGAGCTTGGTATGTTGGTCTGTTTAACGGAATTGGTGCTACTAGGACTCAAGGGAAAATG ATTGTTCGCTCCTCGGCGTTTTCATATAGTGCCAACATTACCGTAGAAGGTTGTAGAACCGCTACTATGTGGGGGCCTTCCTGTAACCAGACTATATATCACCTTTCCTGTTCTCGGTTCGATAACCAGACAGGAAATGTAGTTTCTTGCACGGATTCGTCTCCTAACTCTTGTCTGACCGGTGTTGAAACAAAGACATATGCTTTAGATGTAGATGGAATAGCTGAACAGTTAGTTATAACGGCATCCAATGTGAAAGTAGATTCCAATGAAAGCTCTCTCATGTGTTACGCTCGTTTTGGAGCTATCGCTTCAGAGACTCTACATGATTACGCTGGTGATATACGCAAAGCTGCTTTAGTTATCAACAAACCAAAAGCTGGTCGATGGTATATTGGCACCAATTCTAGTTCTAAGGTCTGCTTTTCGATGAACGTTAAGGTGATAGGGTGTCCCATGGGTAAAGCAGGACCAAACTGTGTGCAGCAACTCTACATGCTTCAG GCAGTGATGAGGAGAGAATCATCGACACCTTTTGAATCATACTATTTGCCGGTCAATGACGCTACACCTTCAGGCTCTAGCACTGACTTCCCCCTCAAATCAGACACAAGCTCATGGACTTATTTTCTCATGAACATCCCTCAAGGAGGTGATGGTGGGCATATCCACTTCAAATTAACATCAGACTTCACAACACAGTATGAAGTATATCTCAGATTTGGTGGACTGCCCACTGTTGATGACCATGATTATTATTATGTGAACCAAACAAGTGCTAGCCGCTCAACGTTCTTCTCACTGTACAACTCTAGCCAAGAAAAAATTGATTTCTACATCTTGTATGCTCGAGAAGGAACGTGGTCACTAGGGCTGAGGAAGCTCAGTGACTCTACTCCTGCTACCACAGCATCTAAAGGTCCATCTACTCTTGTATCTCTTTCTCTTGAAAGATGCCCCAGAGGGTGTTCCTCTCATGGGAATTGTAGATATGCTTTTGATGCTAGTGGATTGACATCCTACAGCTTTTGTTCTTGTGACCGAACACATGGAGGCTTTGACTGTGGCATTGAAATTGTATCACACATAG GACATATCATTCAGTCTATTGCTCTCATAGCATCAAACGCAGCGGCTCTTTTGCCAGCTTACTGGGCACTTAGACAACGA GAGTATCCAGAGTGGTTTCTTTTCACATCTAGTGGAATCTCGAGCGCTTTGTATCATGCATGTGATGTAGGCACCTGGTGTGTGTTAAGTTACAACGTGTTACAG TTTATGGATTTCTGGCTCTCATTCATGGCGGTGATTGGTACTTTTGTGTACTTATCCACGGCTGATGAAGCAGTCAAGAGGACAATACACATAGTTGTTGCCATTCTCACTGCTTTGTTAGCCTTAACTCAGGCAACAAG GGCGTCCAACATTATCATTGTATTAGCAATCGGGTCGCTTGGTCTCATCTTTGGTTTATTGGTAGAATTTGTTACAAAGCATAGATCATATTGCGGATCAGCTGGAGTTTCATTGAACATGCTCGACAG GCCACGGGCAGTGAAAGAATGGTTTAGTAATTTAATCAACACGGTGAAGAAACGGTTTCGTTGGGACTTTGTGGCAGCTGGTCTTGTAGTCTTTACCATGGCAGCCACAAGTTTCAAAGTGGAAACCAGTTCAAGCTACTGGATTTGGCACAG TATTTGGCATTTGACGATATACACATCTTCATTCTTCTTCCTCTGTTCGAAGATTGCAATTGTAAATAATGAGAACCAAACCCACCACGGAGCTGACAGTTACGAGTTAACAAGGCAAGACTCGCTACCAAGAAACTAA
- the LOC106342484 gene encoding mitogen-activated protein kinase 12-like, with the protein MSGESSSCSTDHCIKVVPTHGGRYIQYNVYGQLFEVSRKYVPPIRPIGRGACGIVCAAVNSVTGEKVAIKKIGNAFDNIIDAKRALREIKLLRHMDHENVIAIKDIVRPPQRDIFNDVYIVYELMDTDLQRVLRSNQTLSHDQCRFFVYQLLRGLKYVHSANILHRDLRPSNVLLNSKHELKIGDFGLARTTSDTDFMTEYVVTRWYRAPELLLNCSEYTAAIDIWSVGCILGEMMTGQPLFPGKDYVHQLRLITELVGSPDNSSLGFLRSDNARRYVRQLPRYPKQHFAARFRKMPPSAIDLLERMLVFDPNQRISVDEALGHAYLSPHHDVNKEPVCPTPFSFDFEHPTCTEEHIKEVIYKESVKFNPDH; encoded by the exons ATGTCTGGAGAATCAAGCTCTTGTTCTACAGATCACTGCATCAAAGTGGTACCAACACACGGGGGCCGTTATATTCAGTACAACGTTTATGGACAGCTCTTTGAAGTTTCAAGAAAGTATGTCCCTCCTATCCGTCCCATCGGTAGAGGCGCTTGTGGTATTGTCTG TGCTGCGGTGAACTCAGTGACTGGAGAGAAAGTGGCAATCAAGAAGATCGGTAATGCTTTTGATAATATTATTGATGCTAAGAGAGCTCTACGTGAGATCAAGCTTCTCAGGCATATGGATCATGAGAAT GTCATAGCCATCAAAGATATTGTAAGACCACCGCAAAGAGATATCTTCAACGATGTCTACATTGTCTATGAGTTAATGGACACTGATCTTCAGCGAGTCCTCCGTTCTAACCAAACCTTAAGCCATGATCAGTGCCGC TTCTTTGTGTACCAGCTCTTGAGAGGGCTCAAGTACGTGCACTCGGCCAACATATTACATCGTGATCTAAGGCCAAGCAACGTGCTGCTTAACTCCAAACACGAGCTTAAGATTGGTGATTTTGGGCTTGCGAGAACAACATCAGACACAGACTTTATGACTGAGTATGTGGTCACGCGTTGGTACAGAGCTCCTGAGTTGCTCCTCAACTGCTCAGAGTACACCGCAGCGATTGATATATGGTCTGTGGGGTGCATACTAGGGGAAATGATGACGGGACAGCCTTTGTTTCCTGGGAAAGATTATGTTCATCAGCTTAGGCTTATCACAGAG CTTGTAGGCTCTCCAGACAACTCCAGTCTCGGTTTCCTTCGCAGTGACAACGCAAGAAGATACGTGAGGCAACTTCCTCGGTACCCGAAACAACATTTTGCTGCTAGATTCCGGAAAATGCCTCCTTCTGCTATAGATTTGCTGGAGAGAATGCTCGTCTTTGATCCTAACCAGCGCATCTCAG TGGATGAAGCTCTTGGCCATGCATACCTATCACCGCACCATGATGTGAACAAAGAACCGGTGTGTCCGACTCCTTTTAGCTTCGACTTCGAGCATCCTACATGCACGGAAGAACACATAAAGGAGGTTATCTACAAGGAGTCCGTCAAATTCAATCCTGACCATTGA
- the LOC106342486 gene encoding protein BPS1, chloroplastic-like has translation MSRAQDPPRGFFPFGNPFRMLSPKGSPLSPWLLSLLNNFELLLAERLKKLMPKSKSDILTLSWMKLAMESLCETHTNINTLITDLQLPVSDWEEKWVDVYLDVSVKLLDLCNAFSSELTRLNQGDLYLKCVLHSLQSGSGEKKYLQARSSLDSWRQHVNANNARIENCRAVLDSLVKSLSLPKVKNSDKGKVLMRAFYGVKVQTVYICSVFTAAWSDSTNDLFDLPVSEKPLWAKVFADVQSVVNGEIREMLSSGRSTILKELESVDASVEKLYPMVQDGVGTVEAESFKECVMELGVQAEKLSQGLDQLLEEVDSFFKMTLSGRDVLLCNLRSSDSFSSNAIGEI, from the coding sequence ATGAGCAGAGCACAAGATCCACCGAGAGGTTTCTTCCCATTTGGGAACCCCTTTCGTATGCTATCCCCCAAGGGCTCACCTTTATCTCCCTGGCTACTCTCTCTTTTAAACAACTTCGAGTTACTTTTAGCAGAGAGGCTCAAGAAACTCATGCCTAAGTCCAAATCCGACATCCTCACCTTATCATGGATGAAGCTAGCCATGGAGTCACTCTGCGAGACTCACACCAACATCAACACCCTCATCACCGACCTCCAGCTTCCTGTCTCCGACTGGGAGGAGAAATGGGTCGACGTCTACCTCGACGTAAGCGTCAAGCTGCTAGATCTCTGCAACGCGTTTAGCTCGGAGCTCACGCGTCTTAACCAAGGAGATCTCTACCTTAAGTGCGTGCTTCACAGCTTGCAGTCTGGTTCTGGCGAGAAGAAGTATCTCCAGGCTCGGTCTTCGCTTGATAGTTGGAGGCAGCATGTGAATGCAAACAACGCTAGGATTGAAAATTGCCGTGCGGTTCTTGACTCTTTGGTTAAGTCTCTGAGCTTGCCTAAGGTCAAGAACTCGGATAAAGGGAAGGTTCTTATGAGGGCCTTTTACGGTGTGAAGGTTCAAACGGTTTATATCTGCAGCGTGTTCACCGCGGCCTGGTCTGATTCCACCAATGATCTTTTCGATTTACCGGTCTCTGAGAAGCCGTTGTGGGCTAAGGTCTTTGCTGATGTGCAGAGCGTTGTGAACGGTGAGATCAGAGAGATGTTGTCTTCTGGTAGAAGTACGATTCTCAAGGAGCTGGAGAGCGTTGATGCTAGTGTGGAAAAGCTGTATCCGATGGTTCAAGATGGTGTTGGTACTGTGGAAGCTGAGTCTTTTAAGGAGTGTGTAATGGAGTTGGGGGTACAAGCTGAGAAACTGTCTCAAGGGTTAGATCAGTTACTAGAGGAAGTTGATAGTTTCTTTAAAATGACTTTAAGTGGAAGAGATGTGTTGCTTTGTAATCTTAGGTCTAGTGACTCATTCTCTAGCAATGCAATTGGAGAGATTTAG
- the LOC106337132 gene encoding sphingoid long-chain bases kinase 2, mitochondrial-like isoform X1 yields MLRYSCCISNRSYEAKQPPFYRAQRRVSSGRITLCSGGGGDGATAVSSSSRLRDLVFVVNPQGANGRTAKEWKKLLPYLRSRLGEDCNICESLTSGPSHAIDITREAIRDGADAVIAVGGDGTLHEVVNGFFWEGKPVGTSHSAALGLIPLGTGSDFARTFGWKNDPCEAVERIAKGIRSRVDVGVIDQEGRDSHYFINVADVHLSAKAGFYASKYKKFGNLCYVIGALQAFMGHDNRDMRIKVNGGEWEVYPQVTALCVGNAKYFGGGMKITPNADPGNGNLEVVVLQDFKWYDFILKLHKLYNGTHLSVNNVSSRSVQSIEVEEISESGSIYVQSDGEHLGFLPRKFQVLPGAIDMIS; encoded by the exons ATGCTACGATACAGTTGCTGCATTTCAAATCGCTCTTACGAGGCGAAACAACCTCCGTTCTATAGGGCACAGCGCCGTGTTTCCTCTGGTCGCATCACCCTTTGCAGTGGTGGTGGTGGTGATGGTGCCACCGCCGTCTCCTCCTCCTCCCGCCTCCGTGATCTCGTTTTCGTCGTGAACCCTCAAG GAGCTAATGGTAGAACAGCTAAGGAATGGAAGAAGCTGCTTCCTTACCTTCGATCTCGTCTTGGTGAAGACTGTAAT ATATGTGAGTCCTTAACATCTGGTCCTTCTCATGCCATTGACATTACAAGAGAG GCTATTAGGGATGGCGCAGATGCTGTCATTGCTGTAGGAGGTGATGGAACACTGCACGAG GTTGTTAATGGTTTCTTTTGGGAGGGGAAGCCTGTTGGTACCAGCCACTCGGCTGCACTTGGT CTGATTCCGTTAGGTACTGGTTCAGATTTTGCTAGAACATTTGGTTG GAAGAATGATCCTTGTGAAGCCGTGGAGCGCATTGCTAAAG GGATACGGTCACGGGTTGATGTTGGTGTTATCGACCAGGAAGGAAGGGATTCGCATTACTTCATTAACGTTGCTGATGTTCATTT GAGTGCAAAGGCAGGCTTTTACGCTTCAAAGTACAAGAAATTTGGAAACTTGTGCTACGTAATCGGTGCCCTCCAAGCTTTTATGGGACATGACAACCGAGATATGAGGATCAAG GTCAATGGAGGTGAATGGGAAGTATATCCACAAGTCACGGCTCTCTGCGTTGGAAACGCTAAATACTTTGGTGGAGGAATGAAAATCACTCCCAACGCGGACCCTGGAAATGGAAATCTTGAG GTTGTGGTACTTCAAGACTTCAAATGGTACGACTTCATACTGAAACTTCATAAGCTATACAATGGGACGCATCTCTCAGTTAACAATGTGAGCTCAAGAAG TGTACAAAGTATAGAAGTTGAGGAGATATCAGAGAGTGGAAGCATCTATGTTCAGTCAGATGGAGAACATCTTGGATTCCTACCTAGAAAGTTTCAGGTTTTACCCGGTGCCATTGACATGATCAGCTAG
- the LOC106337132 gene encoding sphingoid long-chain bases kinase 2, mitochondrial-like isoform X3, with product MLCDENEFSGLVVCFLQICESLTSGPSHAIDITREAIRDGADAVIAVGGDGTLHEVVNGFFWEGKPVGTSHSAALGLIPLGTGSDFARTFGWKNDPCEAVERIAKGIRSRVDVGVIDQEGRDSHYFINVADVHLSAKAGFYASKYKKFGNLCYVIGALQAFMGHDNRDMRIKVNGGEWEVYPQVTALCVGNAKYFGGGMKITPNADPGNGNLEVVVLQDFKWYDFILKLHKLYNGTHLSVNNVSSRSVQSIEVEEISESGSIYVQSDGEHLGFLPRKFQVLPGAIDMIS from the exons ATGCTGTGTGATGAGAATGAG TTTTCTGGTCTTGTTGTTTGTTTCCTTCAGATATGTGAGTCCTTAACATCTGGTCCTTCTCATGCCATTGACATTACAAGAGAG GCTATTAGGGATGGCGCAGATGCTGTCATTGCTGTAGGAGGTGATGGAACACTGCACGAG GTTGTTAATGGTTTCTTTTGGGAGGGGAAGCCTGTTGGTACCAGCCACTCGGCTGCACTTGGT CTGATTCCGTTAGGTACTGGTTCAGATTTTGCTAGAACATTTGGTTG GAAGAATGATCCTTGTGAAGCCGTGGAGCGCATTGCTAAAG GGATACGGTCACGGGTTGATGTTGGTGTTATCGACCAGGAAGGAAGGGATTCGCATTACTTCATTAACGTTGCTGATGTTCATTT GAGTGCAAAGGCAGGCTTTTACGCTTCAAAGTACAAGAAATTTGGAAACTTGTGCTACGTAATCGGTGCCCTCCAAGCTTTTATGGGACATGACAACCGAGATATGAGGATCAAG GTCAATGGAGGTGAATGGGAAGTATATCCACAAGTCACGGCTCTCTGCGTTGGAAACGCTAAATACTTTGGTGGAGGAATGAAAATCACTCCCAACGCGGACCCTGGAAATGGAAATCTTGAG GTTGTGGTACTTCAAGACTTCAAATGGTACGACTTCATACTGAAACTTCATAAGCTATACAATGGGACGCATCTCTCAGTTAACAATGTGAGCTCAAGAAG TGTACAAAGTATAGAAGTTGAGGAGATATCAGAGAGTGGAAGCATCTATGTTCAGTCAGATGGAGAACATCTTGGATTCCTACCTAGAAAGTTTCAGGTTTTACCCGGTGCCATTGACATGATCAGCTAG
- the LOC106337132 gene encoding sphingoid long-chain bases kinase 2, mitochondrial-like isoform X2, producing MLCDENEFSGLVVCFLQICESLTSGPSHAIDITREAIRDGADAVIAVGGDGTLHEVVNGFFWEGKPVGTSHSAALGQLIPLGTGSDFARTFGWKNDPCEAVERIAKGIRSRVDVGVIDQEGRDSHYFINVADVHLSAKAGFYASKYKKFGNLCYVIGALQAFMGHDNRDMRIKVNGGEWEVYPQVTALCVGNAKYFGGGMKITPNADPGNGNLEVVVLQDFKWYDFILKLHKLYNGTHLSVNNVSSRSVQSIEVEEISESGSIYVQSDGEHLGFLPRKFQVLPGAIDMIS from the exons ATGCTGTGTGATGAGAATGAG TTTTCTGGTCTTGTTGTTTGTTTCCTTCAGATATGTGAGTCCTTAACATCTGGTCCTTCTCATGCCATTGACATTACAAGAGAG GCTATTAGGGATGGCGCAGATGCTGTCATTGCTGTAGGAGGTGATGGAACACTGCACGAG GTTGTTAATGGTTTCTTTTGGGAGGGGAAGCCTGTTGGTACCAGCCACTCGGCTGCACTTGGT CAGCTGATTCCGTTAGGTACTGGTTCAGATTTTGCTAGAACATTTGGTTG GAAGAATGATCCTTGTGAAGCCGTGGAGCGCATTGCTAAAG GGATACGGTCACGGGTTGATGTTGGTGTTATCGACCAGGAAGGAAGGGATTCGCATTACTTCATTAACGTTGCTGATGTTCATTT GAGTGCAAAGGCAGGCTTTTACGCTTCAAAGTACAAGAAATTTGGAAACTTGTGCTACGTAATCGGTGCCCTCCAAGCTTTTATGGGACATGACAACCGAGATATGAGGATCAAG GTCAATGGAGGTGAATGGGAAGTATATCCACAAGTCACGGCTCTCTGCGTTGGAAACGCTAAATACTTTGGTGGAGGAATGAAAATCACTCCCAACGCGGACCCTGGAAATGGAAATCTTGAG GTTGTGGTACTTCAAGACTTCAAATGGTACGACTTCATACTGAAACTTCATAAGCTATACAATGGGACGCATCTCTCAGTTAACAATGTGAGCTCAAGAAG TGTACAAAGTATAGAAGTTGAGGAGATATCAGAGAGTGGAAGCATCTATGTTCAGTCAGATGGAGAACATCTTGGATTCCTACCTAGAAAGTTTCAGGTTTTACCCGGTGCCATTGACATGATCAGCTAG
- the LOC106337133 gene encoding 54S ribosomal protein L17, mitochondrial-like → MQRLRSQLLARPLLEESRLRGYCTSSSSEKMVASVLFERLRVVIPKPDPSVYAFQEFKFNWQQQFRRRYPDEFLDIAKNRAKGEYQMDYVPAPRVTEADKNNDKKSLYRALDKKLYLLIFGKPFGATSDKPVWHFPEKVYDSEPTLRKCAESALKSVLGDLTHTYFVGNAPMAHLAIQPTEETPDLPSYKRFFFKCSVVAASKYNISNCEDFLWVTKDELLEFFPEQADFFNKMIIS, encoded by the exons ATGCAGAGATTGAGATCTCAGCTACTGGCTAGGCCTCTCTTGGAGGAGAGCAGGCTGCGAGGGTATTGCACGAGCTCCTCATCCGAAAAGATGGTAGCTTCGGTGCTTTTCGAGAGATTGCGCGTTGTGATACCAAAACCAGATCCTTCTGTTTACGCTTTTCAGGAGTTCAA GTTCAATTGGCAACAGCAGTTTCGCCGTAGATACCCAGATGAGTTCTTGGACATTGCTAAGAACAG AGCCAAGGGAGAATATCAAATGGACTATGTGCCTGCTCCCAGAGTTACAGAGGCTGACAAGAATAACGATAAAAA GTCATTATATAGAGCTCTGGACAAGAAGTTGTATCTTCTCATCTTCGGCAAGCCATTTGGAGCTACTAGTGACAAACCTGTCTGGCATTTCCCTGAGAAAGTCTATGATTCTGAGCCTACTCTTCGTAAG TGTGCGGAATCTGCTTTGAAGTCAGTGTTAGGAGACCTAACTCACACATACTTTGTTGGAAATGCTCCAATGGCTCACCTGGCTATACAACCTACTGAAGAAACACCTGATTTGCCTTCTTACAAG AGGTTCTTCTTCAAATGCAGTGTAGTGGCAGCGTCTAAGTACAACATAAGTAACTGCGAGGATTTTCTGTGGGTAACCAAAGATGAGCTTCTGGAGTTCTTCCCTGAGCAAGCTGACTTCTTCAACAAGATGATCATTAGCTGA
- the LOC106337217 gene encoding desiccation-related protein At2g46140-like isoform X1 yields MAETEQKEVEETGSLISGLLDKAKGFFAEKLANIPTPEATVDDVDFKGVTRQGVDYHAKVSVKNPYPQHIPICQISYILKSDTRMIASGTIPDPGSLIANGSTVLDVPVKVPYSIAVSLMKDMCLDWDIDYQLDIGLTIDIPIVGDITIPVSTQGEMKLPSLRDFF; encoded by the exons ATGGCAGAAACGGAGCAAAAGGAGGTAGAAGAAACGGGATCGTTGATCTCAGGCTTGTTGGATAAAGCCAAAGGTTTCTTTGCCGAGAAGCTTGCTAATATTCCGACGCCGGAAGCCACCGTGGACGACGTAGACTTCAAAGGTGTGACTCGTCAAGGAGTTGATTATCACGCCAAGGTCTCCGTCAAGAATCCTTACCCTCAACACATCCCTATTTGCCAGATCTCTTACATCCTCAAGAGTGACACAAG GATGATAGCGTCTGGAACAATACCTGATCCGGGTTCGTTGATCGCGAACGGGTCCACGGTTCTGGACGTACCGGTGAAGGTGCCTTACAGCATAGCGGTGAGTTTGATGAAGGACATGTGTTTGGACTGGGACATTGACTATCAACTCGACATTGGACTGACCATCGACATTCCTATTGTTGGTGACATTACCATTCCTGTCTCTACTCAGGGTGAGATGAAGCTCCCTTCCCTTCGCGACTTCTTTTAA
- the LOC106337217 gene encoding desiccation-related protein At2g46140-like isoform X2: protein MAETEQKEVEETGSLISGLLDKAKGFFAEKLANIPTPEATVDDVDFKGVTRQGVDYHAKVSVKNPYPQHIPICQISYILKSDTRMIASGTIPDPGSLIANGSTVLDVPVKVPYSIAVSLMKDMCLDWDTIVGDITIPVSTQGEMKLPSLRDFF from the exons ATGGCAGAAACGGAGCAAAAGGAGGTAGAAGAAACGGGATCGTTGATCTCAGGCTTGTTGGATAAAGCCAAAGGTTTCTTTGCCGAGAAGCTTGCTAATATTCCGACGCCGGAAGCCACCGTGGACGACGTAGACTTCAAAGGTGTGACTCGTCAAGGAGTTGATTATCACGCCAAGGTCTCCGTCAAGAATCCTTACCCTCAACACATCCCTATTTGCCAGATCTCTTACATCCTCAAGAGTGACACAAG GATGATAGCGTCTGGAACAATACCTGATCCGGGTTCGTTGATCGCGAACGGGTCCACGGTTCTGGACGTACCGGTGAAGGTGCCTTACAGCATAGCGGTGAGTTTGATGAAGGACATGTGTTTGGACTGGGACA CTATTGTTGGTGACATTACCATTCCTGTCTCTACTCAGGGTGAGATGAAGCTCCCTTCCCTTCGCGACTTCTTTTAA
- the LOC106341039 gene encoding late embryogenesis abundant protein At1g64065-like, producing the protein MTEQEHVRPLTPGAAPPSSDFSDYKKQTLQRIRSRRNRIKCLICVIVTSLILTTIVLTLVFTVFRVKAPIIEMNGVTVNGQDSTAGTQIQLLGTNISMIVDVSVKNPNSVTFRYSSTTTDIYYKGMVVGEARGPPGKARAHRTARMNMSVDIRIDRLVLEPGLVREIIGSGHVDLWSYTRVSGKVKIMGIVKKHVTVKMNCTMAVNISRQAIQDVKCKNKIDL; encoded by the coding sequence ATGACCGAACAAGAACATGTTCGTCCGCTAACTCCGGGGGCTGCACCACCGTCGAGTGATTTTTCTGACTACAAAAAACAAACTCTCCAACGTATCCGTAGCCGTAGAAACCGAATCAAATGCTTAATCTGCGTCATTGTAACATCTCTAATTCTAACCACGATCGTGTTGACTTTAGTATTCACGGTGTTTCGAGTCAAAGCCCCGATCATAGAAATGAACGGTGTAACAGTCAACGGCCAAGATTCAACCGCCGGGACTCAGATCCAACTGTTGGGAACAAACATCTCGATGATCGTTGACGTGTCGGTCAAAAATCCAAATTCTGTGACGTTTAGGTATTCGAGCACCACGACGGATATATATTACAAGGGAATGGTGGTGGGTGAAGCGCGTGGGCCACCGGGAAAGGCCAGAGCGCATCGGACGGCGAGGATGAACATGTCGGTTGATATAAGGATAGATCGGTTAGTGTTGGAGCCTGGTTTGGTTCGAGAAATAATTGGGTCGGGTCATGTTGACTTGTGGAGTTACACTAGAGTTAGTGGTAAGGTTAAGATAATGGGCATTGTGAAGAAGCACGTTACAGTTAAAATGAACTGCACGATGGCTGTGAACATCTCGCGACAGGCTATTCAAGATGTCAAGTGCAAGAACAAAATCGATCTTTGA
- the LOC106340294 gene encoding RING-H2 finger protein ATL67-like — MSTASYLFHPPPLPPSPPQDSNHSHLTTLGFGYTIAIGLGFLVLISIVLLSSYICCRDSRRRTTAVETTEERGRSVNLPRVIFVSEEDNEDLEAGDVIVGLDQAVINSYPKFHFSNETSVASSDGFAGGGGGDTSCSICLCEYKEAEMLRMMPECKHYFHLCCLDAWLKLNGSCPVCRNSPLPTPTSTPLSTPLSEVVPLSLYAADRRRARR, encoded by the coding sequence ATGTCAACCGCTTCCTACCTCTTCCACCCTCCTCCTCTTCCGCCGTCGCCGCCACAAGACTCCAACCACTCTCACCTCACAACTCTAGGCTTTGGCTACACCATAGCCATAGGTCTCGGTTTCCTCGTCCTCATTTCCATCGTTCTTCTATCCTCCTACATCTGTTGCCGTGACTCTCGCCGCCGCACAACCGCTGTTGAAACCACCGAGGAACGTGGCAGAAGCGTAAACCTCCCTCGCGTAATCTTTGTCTCCGAAGAAGACAACGAAGATCTTGAAGCGGGTGACGTCATCGTGGGACTAGACCAAGCCGTTATAAACTCTTACCCTAAGTTCCACTTCTCCAACGAAACCTCCGTCGCGTCTTCCGATGGATTTGCCGGCGGCGGCGGAGGAGATACGTCGTGTTCGATATGTTTGTGTGAGTATAAAGAAGCAGAGATGTTGAGGATGATGCCCGAGTGTAAACACTACTTCCATTTATGTTGTCTGGACGCGTGGCTTAAACTCAACGGTTCTTGTCCTGTTTGTCGGAACTCGCCGCTTCCGACGCCTACGTCTACACCACTTTCAACACCTTTGTCGGAAGTTGTGCCGCTCTCGCTGTATGCGGCAGATCGGAGGAGAGCAAGAAGATGA